AATACGATTACAAATACGAATATACCTGAAGATTACCGGCCAGATTTTATTCCGGCGCAGCCTTATTTATTTAATATTGGTGAAATGACAGCGCGCAAAAACACGCATACCCTGGTTGAAATGTTGGTTTTTTTACCCAATTTTCAGCTGGTTCTCGCCGGTAATTCCAACAAAGAGTATGTTGAAACCGTAAAAAAACATATTTCTAAAAACAAGCTTGAAAACCGGGTACACATCTTAGGGAAGATCAGCGAAATAGATAAAAGATATTATTTGAAAAATTGCGCTGGTTTTGTTTTCCCATCCCTACGCGAAGGTTTTGGTTTGCCCCCAATTGAAGCCATGAGCTACGGTAAACCCGTTTTTCTTTCAAATAACACATCCCTACCGGAAATAGGTGGAGCGCATGCTTTTTACTGGGATCACTATGATCCCGAATATATGGCGGAAACAGTAGAAAATGGACTCTCCAACTATAAAGAAAACGAGCAAGACTTAAGTCGGCTTTACAGAAACCATGCAAATAGTTTCAAATGGGAAGAAACCGCAAAGCAATACATGAAGGTTTATAAATCCCTGTTATCTTAAATCATCGTGTTATGCTGAGAAAGATCAAATATTT
This portion of the Flavimarina sp. Hel_I_48 genome encodes:
- a CDS encoding glycosyltransferase family 4 protein; the encoded protein is MKHVFLESHNIKNRYFGFGQFNYHLIKGLSEIEQDEQLKFTVHASDLKELQEEFGTTFNYKKYSSLSRHPLFRIRKKYDLWHSLNQNTKIEPHTQLPYLMTVHDIHFMEERSGDDKRKQRFNEKLSRCNAIVYISNFAKENTHAHFRVPAVPEHVIYNGNTITNTNIPEDYRPDFIPAQPYLFNIGEMTARKNTHTLVEMLVFLPNFQLVLAGNSNKEYVETVKKHISKNKLENRVHILGKISEIDKRYYLKNCAGFVFPSLREGFGLPPIEAMSYGKPVFLSNNTSLPEIGGAHAFYWDHYDPEYMAETVENGLSNYKENEQDLSRLYRNHANSFKWEETAKQYMKVYKSLLS